The genomic window ATCAAGAGCACCGGCAAGCCGACCTATTTCCTGCCCGACATCGCCTACCACAAGGACAAGTACGACCGCGGCTTCGAGAGGGTCATCGACATCTTCGGCGCCGACCACCACGGCTACGTCCCGCGCATGCGGGCCGCGATCGCCGCGCTCGGCAAGGCGCCCGAGAGCTACCACGCGATCGTCCATCAGCTGATCCATCTCTTCCGCGGCCAGGCGGCGGTGAAGATGAGCAAGCGCGCCGGCACCTTCATCTCGCTTCGCGAGATAATCGAAGAGGTCGGCAAGGACGCCTGCCGCTTCTTCTTCGCGCTGCGCACGCCCGACAGCCACCTGAACTTCGACCTCGAGCTCGCCAAGAAGCAGTCGAGCGAGAATCCGGTGTTCTACGTGCAGTACGTCCACGCCCGCATCTGCTCGATCTTCCGCAAGGCGGCGGAGACGGGCCTGTACCCGGCCGGGGCCCAGCTGGGCATGCCCAACGCGCGCTTCCTGCTCGCCCCGGAGGAGCGCGCGCTGCTCAACAAGCTCGCCTGGTTCCCCGAGGTGCTGCTCGACAGCGAGCGGCTGCTCTCGCCGCATCCGCTGGCGAACTACCTGATGGAGCTGGCGGGCCTATTCCACCCGTTCTACGAGAAGTGCCCGGTCGTCGGCGCCGAGGACCCCGAGCAGGGGAAGGCGCGCCTGCTGCTGATCGCGGGCGTCCGGGACGCGATCCGCGAAGGCCTGGACCTGCTCGGCGTCAGCGCCCCCGAGCAGATGTAGCGCGCAGCGCCGAGACCATCTTCAGGAGCCGTTCGGCGGGGCAGGGCTGGCGCACGCAGAACTCCGCGCCCTCCGACCGCGCGCGCGCGGCCAGCGGCGCGAAATCGTCCCGCGCGCTGGTGATGATCACCTTCGTCCTCGCGCCCGCCGCGCGCAGCTCCCTCAGGAGGGCGAGGCCGGTCAGGCCCGGCAGGTCCTGGTTGAGGATCGCAACCTCGGGCTTGAGGACCTTCGCCAGCGCCGCCGCGGTGAGGCCGTCGTAGGCCCGGGAGACGCGGTAGCCGGCCGCGGTGAAGAGGAACCCGTAGACGTCGGCGAGGTCGTGCGTCTCGTCGGCGACCAGTATCCGCGGCTTGACGGAAAAATCGTGTTTTCGCATACCTAAGCTTAGCAGACGTCGCGGGATACACAAGACCCAGTCAAGAAACTGTTACACTCGTTCCCATGAGCTATTCCCCCCCGGGCCTGATGTCCGCCGCCGAGATCGAGTCGCGCTCCTTCATCCAGAAGGTCTACGCCTGGATGAGCGTGGGGCTCGCGGTCACCGGGGCGTGCGCGCTGTACATGGCCTCCGACCCGCGCATGATCATGGCCTTGGTCCAGAACAAGGTCCTCTTCTACGGGCTGATGATCGCCGAGCTCGGCCTGGTCGTCTTCCTGTCCGGCTGGGTCAAGACGATGGAGGTCGGCACGGCGCGGCTGGCCTTCCTGTTCTACGCGGCGCTCAGCGGCGTGACCTTGTCGGTCATCTTCCTGATCTACACCCGCGGCTCCATCGCCAACGCCTTCTTCCTGACCGGCGGGATGTTCGCCGTCATGAGCGCCTACGGCTACATGACGAAGACCGACCTCACCTCGATGGGCAACTTCATGATGATGGGCCTCGTCGGGATCATCCTCGCCTCCGTCGTGAACTGGTGGACGAAGAGCCCCGCCGTCGAGTGGGCCGTCTCGATCCTCAGCGTGATCGTCTTCACCGGGCTGACCGCCTACGACACCCAGAAGATCAAGGCGATGAACGTCGTCGGCAACGCGGGCACGGACGAGGACACGAAGGAGGCGATCTCCGGCGCGCTCACCTTGTACCTCGACTTCATCAACCTGTTCCTGAGCCTGCTGCGCCTCACGGGCCGCCGCCGCGACTAGGCTTTACCGAACATTTAACCGCGTGAAATGATTTCCCGGCCGCGCTCGTTTATAATGAGCGCATGGGAAACAACGACCGCGGCCCCCTGACCGGCGCGTACACCGCTCCGCCTCGCCCCCGCAAGACGGGCGGCTCCTCCGGCCTCGCCGTCGCCGGCGCGGGGATCGCCGCGGCGGTGGGGCTGACCTGGCTGCTCGCCCCCGGCTTCTCCGCCCCGAAAGCCCCGGCCCCCGTCCCCGTCGCGCCGCCCGCGCCCGCGGCGGCCGCGCTCCCGATGCCGGCCGCCGCCGCCGCGCCCCGCGCGAAGGCCGCCCCCTCCTCGATCCCGCCCCCGCTCGCCGGCTCGGAGGGCGGCGCCGCGGCCCCCGCGGCCCTGTCCGCCGCCGCGCTGGCCTTCGCCGCGCCCGCGGTCGCGTGGCGGTGGCCGACTCAGCTCAAGGGCTCCTTCGCCCGGACGCTGTCCGGCGGCTCCGGCGCGCCGGCGGCCGGCGCGCCCCTGAGCATCCTGCGCCAGACCATCCTGTCCTGGAACCCCGGCGGCGTCCCCGGCCGGCGCGCGCTGTACCATCAGGTCCTCTCCGACGGCACGGAGCGCGACCGCGTCGAGTCGGAGCTCGACCTCCCGACCTTGCCCGTCATGCAGGACCCGCTCGTCTTCGACCTGGCGAACACGGGCATCAAGACGAGCTCCCGCAAGGCCATCTACGGGATCACCGGGACGAAGGACGACGACAAGCTCAAATGGCTCAACGAGGTCGAGGAGGGGATGGGCATCCTCGTCTTCGACGCCGACAAGGACGGCGCCTCGGGGCGGACCGGCCTCGAGCTGTTCGGCGACCAGAGCGACCTCAACGGCGACGGCCAGGCCGACGGCCATCCCGACGGCTTCTCGACCCTGCGCGCGTTCGTGGACCGGGCCTCGCGCGACGGCGTGCTGCCGCCGGACGCCCGGGCGCGCGGCCTGCTCGACGCCCCCGCGCTCGCGGCGCTGGAGAAGGCCTACGGCCTGAAGATGAAGGTCGGCGGGTTCAACCGCGCGCCGGTCTCCCTGAAGACGGCGGGCGTGCGCGAGATCTCGTTCACCGAGGCCCCGGCCGAGCCCGCCCGGGAGTTCGACGGCCGCGGCAACGGGCTGTCGCTCCATCCCGGCGCCGCGTTCTCGCGCCCCGACGGCTCGCGCGGGATCTACGCCAACGTCTGGCTGACCTCGAAGTAGCTCAGGGCGCCGGGTCGCGCTTGCAGACGATGGTCCCGTCGTCGGCGACCTCGAAGGACACCGACTTGGCGTTCGCCGCGCGGGCCTCGACGAAGTAGGCCGCGTACTGGTCGAACAGGATCCGCTCGAGCTCGCGGATGCCGAACTTGCTGACGCGCATGTTGGCCTCGAGCGCCTGGACGATCAGCTCGGGCGCGACGAAATGCGTCTCGATGCCGTACTCCTGGCCGAGCTTGGAGATCTTGAGCAAGGAGATCTCGGCGACCTGCATGCCGGCCAACGGCTTGAACAGGTAGACCTTGTCCACGCGGCCGAGGATCTCGGGGCGGAAGGTCCCGCTCTCGGCGAGCAAGGTCTTGATCGCGTTCATGATGCGGGGATAGTCGGTGAGGCCCTGCACCGCCTTGCCCATCGAGTCGGCGAGTGAGTTGCTCGTCATGATGATCACCGATTGGGTGAAGTCCGCGGTCTTGCCGCTGCCCTGCTCGGTCAGGCGCCCTTCTCCCATGACCTGCAGGAGGAGGTCGAAGACGGTCGGGTGCGCCTTCTCGATCTCGTCGAAGAGCACGACGCGCTTGGGGTTGGCGAACATGGGGCGCGTCAGCTGCCCGCCCTGCTCGGCGCCCACGTAGCCGGAGGACGCGCCCGTCAGGCGGGACTTTCCCATCTCGGCGCTGGCCAGCTCGGAGCAGTCGAAGCGCAGCAAGGCCTGCTCGTCGCCGAACAGGTACTCGCAGATGGCCTTCGCCAGCTCGGTCTTCCCCGTGCCGGTCGGCCCGAGGAACAGGAGGTTGCACACCGGCCGCGTGCGCTTGTCCTTCATCCAGCTCAGGCGGATGAGGCGCGCCACGTCCTCGACGATCTCGTCCTGGCCCTTCACGCGCGAGCGCAGGTGCTCGACGAGCTTGGCCTCGTCGACCGTGAAGCGCTTGCTCTCCGAGTCCGAGGCCTTGAGCATCCCCTGGAGCTTGGTCCAGTCCGTCATCTTGGAAAGATCGCTCACCGTTTTCTCCTCATGGCAAAGTCCCGGCCCGGCGCCCGCGCCGGAAGATGTCCCGCGCGAAGCCGCCGCGCGCGATGCCCGGCCGCTTCACGCCGAAGCTGTCCTCGTACCCCGTGGCCTCGGCGCCCCGCGTGGTGACGATGCGCGGCTTCTGCTTGCCGGTCACCGTCACCCGCGCGCCCTCGTAGGCGAGGATCACGATGTCGGCCGTGGTGTCCAGGAAGCGGCAGTCGACGAGCTCGACGGCCGAGTCGATCCAGGCCGCGAGCGGCCGCGTGTACGCGTCGAACGTGGTCCGGGTGAACTTCGCCTTGACCGCCCCGCGGATCAGGACGTTGGCCGACGAGCCGGTGAGGCGGACGTCCTCGACCGTGAGCTTCGCGGAGCCGCCGCCCTGCTCGACGATCAGCGGCGGGGCCGACGAGTCGTTGCTGTTGACCTGGACGTCGCGCAGGGTCAGCGCCGAGGCGTAGCCGTACACGGCCCCTCCCGGCTCGGTCTTCGGATACTCAAAATGCGAGCCGCGCTCGACGAGCACCTTCTCGAGCCGGAGGCCGCCGTTGCGCACGCTGATCGTCGCGCCGGGGCCGGTCCAGCTCACCGTGACGGCGCCGGGATAAGAGCCGGTGCCACGGATGCGCACGGACTTGTTCGCGACGTCGACGGGGCCCTCGTAGCTCCCGGGCTTGACCAGGATGAGGTCGCCGTCCGAGGCGCTGAACACCGCGTCGCGCAGGCTCGAGGTGTCCACGCCCGCCGTGCCCGCCGGCCCCACCGTGAAGATGCCGACGCGCGACGGCGCGACGCGCAAGGGCGCCGGCAGCGCGGCCCGCGCCGCTTGGGCCGTCGGCGCCTGCGCGGCCTGAGGCGCGCCCATCAGGCTGTTGAGCAGGCTGTTGATCCCCCCCAGGCCCCCGGCCGGAGCGCCGACGATGCCCTGCGTGTTCCCCACGCCCGAGCCCGTCAAGGTGAACTTCGGCGGCGTGGACGGCACGGACGCGGCAGGGCCCATGACCATCGCCGACGGATCCCGCGCGGCGGCGGTCACGCCGCTGTAGGTGGCGAGGTCGGACGAGGCGGGCGCCGGGGGGGTGACGGCGCCGTACGACCCGGGATCATCGAAGGCCCGGTCGGCCGGCGCGGCCGCGGCGGGCGCGGGCGCGGACACCGCGGCCGGCGCCGCCGGGGGCGGCAGGCTCTCGTGACGCGCCGTCGCCGAGCCCAGCGCCGAGACCACGTAGGCGACGCCCCCGACGGCGGCGAACATCTGGAACCAGGTGTCCTTGAGCAGGCGCTTCTTCACGGCCGCTCCCTCGCGAGGCCCAGGACCGCCCCGCCGGTGTGCGGGTCGAGGCCCAGCGAGACGGCGCTCGAGCCCTTCTGGCGGGCCTCCTCGAGCAGGGGATCCATCATGCGGCGCAGGCAGCGCGTGAGCTGGCGCACGCCGTACTCGCCGAACTCGGCGTTGAGCGCCACCGCGCGCGCGAGCAGCTCGGGCGAGAGGTAGCTGACCACGATGCCCTGCTCGCGCCACTGCTTGGCGATCTGCAGGCAGGCGATCTCGGCGATGTGGATCGGCGCCAGCGCGTCCATCAGCACGATCTCGCTGAAGCGGGCGAGGAAGGCCTTCTCGAAGCCGGCGTCCTTGATCAAGGCGTCGCGCGCGCGCGCCGCGAACGAGGAGGCGTCGTCGGTCTTGAGCGCGCGCAGGCGCTCCGCGCCCGCGTTGCAGGTCGCGAAGAACACGCAGCCGCTGAAATCGACCATCTTCGACGAGGAGCGGTCGCGCACCTGCCCGCCGTCGAGCGCCTCGAACAGGCCGTGCAGGACGTCGGGGTGGCACTTGTCGATCTCGTCGAGCAGCACGACGCGGTAGGGATCCTCGAGCAGCGCCCCGGTCAGCGAGCCCGTCTCCGCCCCGCCCGCGGCGCCCAGCAGGCCCTGCAGGTCGTGCGGGTCCTTGAACTGGTTCATGCGCAGGATCACCGGCTCCTTCTCCGGCCACAGGGCCATCGCCGTCATCTGCGCGAGGAAGGTCTTGCCCGTCCCCGTCGGCCCGACGAGGAGGAAGGAGCCCAGGCTGCGGCCGGGCCGCGCCAGCTCCAGGCCGCGCTGGACGCTGTGCACGATCAGGTCCACGGCCGCGTCCTGGCCGCGCACGTTCTCCTTGATCCAGCTGCCGTAGTCGCGCAGGCGCATCTTGCGCAGGACCTCGTGGTCGACGAGGCCCTCGCCGCGCGCGGCCGCGTCCTCGCGCGAGATCGCCCAGAAGCGGTAGATCATCCCGACCCCGGCGAGCGCGAATATCCAGGGCAGCACCTCGGGGGCGCGCTGCTTCACCCCGATCAAGGCGCCGCCGATGGCCATCACGGCCATCAGGACGAAGAGGGGATGCGTGGGGCTCGATCTCACTTGTAGTCGATGGTCCAGCTGTCGGTCTCGCCGACCAGCATCCGCCGCGAGACGACCGTCCCGGCCGAGGTCTGCAGGCCGAGCGTGACGCCTCCGACGCCGTCGCGCACCGCCTTGACCGTCACCCGGTGCGACTCGCCCTTCTTGAGCGGGATCTCGAGCGTCGCCCCGCCGTGGGTCAGGGCCAGGTACGACACCGGCACGCCGTCCACGAGGATCTGCACGACGTCGCCGTCCTGGTCCACGTCGTCGATGAGCCGCATCGAGAAGATAGACCAGCCGTCGGAGCGCACCGCCTCGTGCCCTTGCGCGGTCAGCACCGACTGAGGCGCGGATGCCGCGGGCGCCGCCAGCTCGGGCGGCACGACGGGCAGCGGCGAGGAAGCCCGGTTCTCCGCGGGCACGGCGGGGGCGGAGGGGGCGGGATCCGCGGGCGCGACGGCGGCCGGAGCCTGCGGGGACGCCGGCGCGCCGGTGCCCATCGTCGTCGGAGCGGCGCCTCCGGCGCCGGCGGGCGCCGGGGACTGGCGCACGCGCTCGGTGGCCGCGGCGTTCAGGTCGGCGTCGGTCACCGTGATGACCTTGTCCTCCTGCCCGGCGGCGATCGCGATCGGCGCGGGGCCCGACGGCTGACGATAATGGATGGCGGTCCCGGCCAGCGCCCCGGCCGCGATCAGCGCGGCGAGGACCAGGATCCCCCTCCCTTTGGCCGCCGGCTGTCCCGGAAGCGGGACATAGGCCGAGCCCCGGGACGGGTCGAGGCC from Elusimicrobiota bacterium includes these protein-coding regions:
- a CDS encoding response regulator, yielding MRKHDFSVKPRILVADETHDLADVYGFLFTAAGYRVSRAYDGLTAAALAKVLKPEVAILNQDLPGLTGLALLRELRAAGARTKVIITSARDDFAPLAARARSEGAEFCVRQPCPAERLLKMVSALRATSARGR
- a CDS encoding Bax inhibitor-1/YccA family protein; protein product: MSYSPPGLMSAAEIESRSFIQKVYAWMSVGLAVTGACALYMASDPRMIMALVQNKVLFYGLMIAELGLVVFLSGWVKTMEVGTARLAFLFYAALSGVTLSVIFLIYTRGSIANAFFLTGGMFAVMSAYGYMTKTDLTSMGNFMMMGLVGIILASVVNWWTKSPAVEWAVSILSVIVFTGLTAYDTQKIKAMNVVGNAGTDEDTKEAISGALTLYLDFINLFLSLLRLTGRRRD
- a CDS encoding ATP-dependent Clp protease ATP-binding subunit, which codes for MSDLSKMTDWTKLQGMLKASDSESKRFTVDEAKLVEHLRSRVKGQDEIVEDVARLIRLSWMKDKRTRPVCNLLFLGPTGTGKTELAKAICEYLFGDEQALLRFDCSELASAEMGKSRLTGASSGYVGAEQGGQLTRPMFANPKRVVLFDEIEKAHPTVFDLLLQVMGEGRLTEQGSGKTADFTQSVIIMTSNSLADSMGKAVQGLTDYPRIMNAIKTLLAESGTFRPEILGRVDKVYLFKPLAGMQVAEISLLKISKLGQEYGIETHFVAPELIVQALEANMRVSKFGIRELERILFDQYAAYFVEARAANAKSVSFEVADDGTIVCKRDPAP
- a CDS encoding ATP-dependent Clp protease ATP-binding subunit, with the protein product MRSSPTHPLFVLMAVMAIGGALIGVKQRAPEVLPWIFALAGVGMIYRFWAISREDAAARGEGLVDHEVLRKMRLRDYGSWIKENVRGQDAAVDLIVHSVQRGLELARPGRSLGSFLLVGPTGTGKTFLAQMTAMALWPEKEPVILRMNQFKDPHDLQGLLGAAGGAETGSLTGALLEDPYRVVLLDEIDKCHPDVLHGLFEALDGGQVRDRSSSKMVDFSGCVFFATCNAGAERLRALKTDDASSFAARARDALIKDAGFEKAFLARFSEIVLMDALAPIHIAEIACLQIAKQWREQGIVVSYLSPELLARAVALNAEFGEYGVRQLTRCLRRMMDPLLEEARQKGSSAVSLGLDPHTGGAVLGLARERP